The following coding sequences are from one Candidatus Nitrohelix vancouverensis window:
- a CDS encoding type II secretion system protein, with translation MSLADKKIKAQKAREEGFTFIELIMVITMIGILASVALQKMITTAERTELIAEDMTIDTMRSNIVSNFGADLLQGKPAQFPVNPFDNLSKVPRGYDRERNRRPSGTKPDNDIWIFNNDTGTTGQFTTKETGTTIEEFSITGFIFHQRKDGTVAKWPYDFNSGIIGKKIIETESELNKELDRIAKERGEITEEEVIQKTN, from the coding sequence ATGAGCCTTGCTGATAAAAAAATCAAAGCGCAAAAAGCTCGTGAAGAAGGTTTTACCTTCATCGAGTTGATTATGGTCATCACGATGATCGGTATTCTGGCTTCCGTCGCGCTTCAAAAAATGATCACAACCGCTGAGCGAACGGAGTTGATCGCCGAGGACATGACGATCGACACCATGCGTTCCAATATTGTGTCCAATTTTGGAGCGGATTTGCTTCAAGGCAAGCCGGCGCAATTTCCGGTCAATCCGTTTGACAATTTGAGCAAGGTGCCGCGCGGTTACGACCGCGAGCGCAACCGCAGACCGTCTGGAACAAAACCGGATAACGATATCTGGATTTTCAATAACGATACGGGAACGACGGGCCAATTCACAACCAAGGAAACGGGCACGACCATCGAAGAATTTTCGATCACAGGATTTATTTTTCATCAGCGCAAGGACGGCACGGTTGCGAAATGGCCCTACGATTTCAATAGCGGCATCATCGGCAAGAAAATCATTGAGACTGAAAGCGAGCTCAACAAGGAACTCGACCGGATAGCCAAAGAGCGTGGAGAAATCACTGAAGAGGAAGTGATCCAGAAAACGAACTGA